The Castanea sativa cultivar Marrone di Chiusa Pesio chromosome 4, ASM4071231v1 sequence TAATTGCATTTCAATATTAAGTCATTACATCATATGTACAAAATCAAGTATATAATTGCATTTCAATAATCAGGTCATGACATCATTTGTGGAAAATCAAGTATAACTAATGTCTTTGTGTCTTCTCCCATTTAAAGATAACGGATTGATACTTTAAATGAATCAATTACTGTTTCATGTTTTGTTATAACAAAGAATAGTGACAAAATTATAGTTCTTTTGCATTACAACCCCCAGCTATGCTGattttcatgtttttcatcCTCAATCAGGGGGTCAGCAGAATTTAAGCCCACAGAAAATAATGTCCATCAGTCCACTTTATCAACCTGTTTGTTATAAACCAGACTAGTCTTTCATTTATCATATTTCACTAATCTTTGGTctctttgactaaaaaaaaaaaaaaaaaaaccttcaatcTAAAATCTACTTCTTGTAGCTGTAATCCTGTTTATTGCTAGAATtccttaaattatttttttaaagtgtcaATTTGCTTGAAGGTGGCATCTCTTGGCTGGTTCATGTCAGATCTACACTAGATCTAAGTTCTCCCTATGGCATCACAGCAATAAAAGACTTAAaatcaagaaggaaaaaaaaatctctaatttCAGTCTCAAGtcattaaattataaatgcaaAAACCAAGTGTAACTGATGTCTGTggctcttttatttatttatttttgttgatataagatagaatttctactttaacttaatctaagtgtatacgtgtgtgaagctcccttctgGAAACTTGAATCCTAGtctttgccccccacactctacaagcatttatacttatagagtaaCCAGATCAAATTTATAGTTCTTTTTACCCTTTCAAATCCCGGAAGAATTgctgattttcaattttgtcatcTTCAACCAAAtagcaataaaaagaaaatagaaagaatcatgagaaaaaaaaaaaaaaaagttaccagCTTTTATTCTGTTTACAAATTTGATGCTCCCTTAAGAAAgcaattaagagaaaaaatgtTAACAGCAAGGTGTAATTAGAAGAGGGGAAAAAAGACTACAACCTTTATCTTATTGATGTCACAAAAGTTTTTGCTCGAATAAAGGAGTATAAAGAAACAGTGGCCTACTACAAGCAAATTTTCAGAGTAATAGATTTATGCTGTCTTTGAAAAATGTAGGGACATTAGGAAGAGAATGTAAGAttactaacaaaacaaaaagatcaaaattcTGATTCCTAGTAAGCGAATATAGTCAGAAACTAAGGCTGGGCtccattttaagtaaaaaaaatggtcaGAAACTTACTAACTAGTAAATATTAATTGCAACAACTCAACGTTTTGGTATTCTGTACTCAGACCTTTTCAATCAAACTTGGACTTTTCAACAAAGTAACACTCTCTATAAGGTCATCCTTGACAGCTCCCTGTTTTATGTCCTATGCAATTGCCCGTTTACACTTTACAATGGACCACTTAAGATCCCTACAGCTACAGGTCATTTGGTCTCAACTTAATATCTAGAAACCTCTACTAATTATTCTACATTTCTACTCACTAGATATGTAAGTATACCATGACTCACTCAGCCCATTTCCCTGCTTGTTAGGTctattttcaacattttatgaGTTAATTCTACTCAATTTCCTGATTGGTGAGTCGTTTTCAAATTTTAGGCTCATTTCCTTGCTTGCTGGgtctattttacaaattttaggAGTTAGTTCTAGATCCATTTATATGAGTATGACTCTATCAGACTCCAAACTATACCCAGATCCAGTACTAGCTATAAGCAATACTCAGGCTCCTACATTAGATCATAAGTCATTAAACAAAAACCAAGTACAAGAAAAACCAATGAAGTATACAGGATGTATACCCCAAAGTTTCTAGTACAAACTACAAATTACAAATACTATGAGAACAGAAAGTTTTGGAGGTCTAGGCGCATTCAATAACATCCAATAATACAACAACCctattaattgaaatttaatactCTACATGGACAACTCTTGGTCTTCAAAATATCCttctattcctctctctctctctctctctctctctctctctctccataaaAGGAACATAAAACAAGATGGTACAGAATTCCAAAACACTAGTCCTTCCTTCGTTATACCACTAGCAGCACTTTCAAACTCTCACCAACATCTTAAATATACTACAAGAGGAGTACACACACCTACCTAACCCTGGAAGAAGAAAGCCCAGCATAAAGGCATATTACCATCTAGCCTCAAAGATATGCCACTGACATTACTAGTTGGCTTCTATATAAATAAAACCATAACCCATTTCCCCATAGTTCTCAAGCATTACCAATAAGCTTTGCAACAATTTCCAATGATCTGGTAAAGTATTCAGCTCATCTAAGCAAAGAGAAAACATTACATACTTCTCTATTATATTGCTCAATATGTTCCCAAATAATATTACTAATTTCATATGTTCAAATGGTTACCATGAGtatttcttaattcttttttggaaaaaaaaaaataatgcctACAGTAAAAGGACTAATCCATTATTTCTGTCAGCATCCCAAACATGCCAATATTAGCATTGATGGTCCGTAAATGTAACTCGTTGTTCAAAGAACTAGTCAGAGTTCTTAAAGCTCCTTTTAAGGCTTGTTTAAAATGAATCACTGCAGAAATTCGTTTGCTCTCTCGACAACCTTTTCCCAATTCTCAATCTTAATCAAATCTTTCCACTTTCTCTTTCAATCCCACAACAAGGTCCTTATTGAAAAAGATTGGAAACTCAACTATGCTTCCATTTTTAAGGCCAATACCAAGCCAAAGTATTGTTTAGCAACTTACAGTTGCACGTGAGTAAATTCTAACATATTGAATAGGACATCacttgccaagagccttgtagttcAATTAGCACCTTCTAGTGTTTTCAACGGAGACATCCAGAGTTCAAATctccttcccccccccccccaccccattgtaactatttataaaaaaaaaaacaaacaaacaagagaACATCTCAAGGATTATGAAGAACATTTAACGATGGAACTAGATtgattattattaaatattttaaattgaaaaaaaaaaaaatatatatatatatatatatgtcactGTAAGTTTACATGGAATGCTACtgcaatttatattttatagagCTGTACctttgttaataataataataacactaaTAAGCTTTACCTTTTCTCCTGGTTCTATACCCCTGTTGTtatcttttttagttttattccaTTAATAAGTTACATAAGCACCAAAagggtcttgaacccatgacttAACCATACACCATGCTCTTATAAAAGAATTTGTCAATCAAACTAGGATTATTGGGTTCCTCCATCACATATAattcaaagagaaaacattGTGATTCCATATCTTTCATCTGGCTCCCTTATCTAGGATTAGTCATGAATCCTAGTACCCCACAAGATCTATCATCTAAATTGAATGACATAAATGATGATTTTGGATTCCAAATGCAAATTCCAACTAACTACTACTATTGTCACCTCATATTTCCCTCTCCCCTTCCTGGCATCTTATTAAGTATAATGAATTGAGAACTTATAGAAGTTGAGCTCCCTTCTTTTTATGGATTTGTTATCTGAAAATATAAGgctattgttaaaaaaaaagtgatctGGCAACTAAAACaaactcaaaattcaaattgctctaaaaaatttcatgaaatCTCAAAGCTCATTCTATATGGTGATTAACATAGTTACAAGGGTTTTTAGGATCCATAGGGGTCACAACAACTGTAATGACAAAGCTCTAGGCCCTTAGAGAGGTACTCTTGGTTAAACAACTTCATTTGAGCTCTTTAGAAGTAGAACTTAATGCAGCGGTGGTGGTTGACATAGTTACAAAATCTGACACTCCTAACAGAAACTTACACGCACACGTTACGAATTACAGCGAATTGATTTCCAAAGTTCCCTACATTTGGGTCAAGCATGTGTTTAGAGAAGCTAATTGTTGTGCTGACACATTAGCTAGGCACAGATCCTATCAATAAGAAGATTGTATTTCGTTTTTTGAACCTCCTAGTGATATATTGCTATTGTTCCTTTTGGACTTGGAGGGTCAATGCACTGCAAGATCCATCTCCATTATTCCTGTTTAAGTGTGTTTAATGAATTActttttgtacccaaaaaaatcattagcAGTTAATTAAGAGTAGCACCATCTTGAGTACTAAATTGCTTCTTGATGACATGAATTATTAGTTCACAGAAGAACTATGACAGAATTTCTCAATATACCAACAAAAAAGTTCTTATGTCTCAACTGAAATTATATTCACCACAGATATGGCAAATCATAATGCATCCCACATAACATAATGAAGAGCAAAGctttaattgaagaaaattcAAGTAAAATACAATTGAAATGactcaaaaaaatagaataaaagagTGGGAGTCATCCTAAAGTAGTAATTCCCAGTTACCACAAAGAAAAACCATCTTTCAACTCAGGTTAGTCAGACTTACCCATATAAAGAGAAGGTAATGAATTATACTTCAAACAGGTGGTTCTTGTAGCATAGACTCCAATCTGAATCCTTTGAGGCAACAAGGCCACCTCCATCGGTGCTGATGGATTCTGCACAGGAACATTGTAATTGAGATGGAAACTGTTCTTTACCGTTCTCATCAGTTCCTAGTTCATTATCTACAAATTCAGTACAAATTGAGTTGCCAGTAAATATTTGATTACTTGCTACATCAACATTGGCCTCAGGACTGCAATGGGCTTTTAATTGGTCACCATTGCAGCCACTGGCACCTTCCTCTTCATCTGATAAGCATCTGCAAGAATCAAATTCATCCATCTCATAAATTCGGCTAGCTAATCCTTCCCTCCAAGATATTCTCATCTGGGATTGTGACACACTATCAAAAGTAGAATTTGAAAGCCATGAAGCTCGATCATCTAAAATTTTCTGAAATTGGGTAAGATCGATGGAGTTGGAAGAATTAGTTAGACAATCAAACTGGAAACTTGAATCAACAGTATCCTCTGTTAATAAATGTCTCTTGGGAGACAAGCTTGTCATTTGAAGTATGTCAGCCACCGAATTCAGTTCAGCTTCAAAGTGCTGTTTCTTGTAACTGTCTTCATTTAACCATGACAGGCCAACAGGTCTACCTGAGCTTAAGTCTGATTGTGGGGTTTGCATGACATTTCCACTAAAAGAGCCCTTGGATAATGGAGAATTCTCACCTTCAATATCATTATGGTTTTTTTCACCTTCTTTTAAGGTAACAGCCTCACGACTTGGTGTCACACAAGGAGAAGACATAATGGCCTCATGGCCACACAGAGGCTCCATAAATCCTTCAAATTCTGGAAGTCCATTTGGAGAAATTAAAGGAGTACTCCTTCTCCAACTACTAGTAGTAGTACTTGTTGTATTACAATTGTTACTAATATCTGAAGAAAACCCATCACCAGATATGGGTGAAGGAGATTGAAGTATGGCAGACCCTGCTGGCCTCTCAGCTCCGCATGACATATTTTCAGAATTTTCCTTCTGATCCTCATCCTCCTCATTGCATGGAGATAAAAGCCAATGCACTGAAGCCTCAGCAGGTTCAGGGATCACGAGTGACTCATCACCAACCCGTAcaacattttcttcttcatcatcatcatcatcaaaactATCAAAAGGCTTAACTTTACCAAAGTCATCATTTTCTCCAATAGCTAGAATCCCTCTAGGCCTACATTTCCTCTTGTCAGTGACCCCAGAAACCATGGGGCTAGCAGCATAACAAGAAGGCGTTATCGTTGTAGATACCACAGATGATCCACATTGTATCTCAGGCGACACCGAGGGCAGAACAGGAGGTGTCTTACTATTGCTCCTGTTTGAGTTCTCCTCCACAACCTTACCAACTTCACAATCCAAACCTGACCCACTTGCTATCTTACTCAAAGGAGTACAAGTTGCATCAGCAGCACCCCATGGTTTGAGCTCAGTGGCCTCACCTACATGACTAACCACCCTCACAAGTCCTTCTACTTCAGACCCAGATGCTAACTTATTCATAGAATCATCACTATTGTTTAGAACAGAAGAAAGTTTCAATCTTTTCCCGGTTTTGGAACTGGGTTTCTTCCCAGATTGCCATTGGTACAAGCAAGGtgggtttttcttaattttctgtGCTTTCTGCGATATGGGTCTATCTGGGTTTTcttcaatatttaattttgacAGTTTGCTCTCCCTTGAGGGCCTAGATTTAGATAGCTTTGAAACCATCACATTAGGGGCTGATTTGGATGTTTTGGACACAGTTTTGTATCTATCAAAAGGGGTTTTCGAATTTGAAGTAGAAttagaagtagaagaagaagaatggtgagagagaaagaaccTGAGGCAGCCTCTGGGAGCTTCAATGGACACAGAAGAAGCCTCACTGCTATGGCTACTGCTGGAGATGGTGGAAATGGCATTGAAATCTTGTAATGGGTTTCGAGTGGgactctgcttcttcttcttctttttcttggtcTTGTCAGTGCTTCCATCGACCTTAGGCGGGGCTGGAGAAGGTTTCTTTGGGATCTTAGAAGAGAAAGTTCGGTTCATTCTGAGCAAATGAGAGTGATTAGatctactactactactgtgGTGCAGTGTACTGTGTGTTCTGCTTTTGCCTATTGCCTAATGAATATTTGAAACTGAATGGAGGGGGAGAAAAGACTAAAGAGGCTACTTTTTTGCTTTGCCTaacttaccctttttttttaattccaaatttGTTGCAGTGTCCTTTCTCTTGAGCTGATAAATGAGGGTAGAAGAGTCATTTAGTACGAGCCCAGACCATTGCcttacccacaaaaaaaaatgtcactttgTTTGTCTTACTCTGAAGAAAAGAATTAACCAGAATAAATAATTCAACCCAACCACTTAAAAATATTGAACTTTTACTCTCAAACATACAATTCACAACGGCTACAAAACTCAACCCaaaccctttctctctctctcaaacgtGTCTAATAAACTATAGAggatacacaaacacaaaacataACTTTAAAACCAATCAAATcagaacaacaaaaaaaaggacaGAAGCTGATCTAAGTTCTAACCCATTCGGGCAGCATGTCCTTAGAGGAAGGGAGGAGGACGAGTGGCGGGTTGCACGGTTCAAGCGACTCTCTCTTTAAGTTTTGGAGCGGCGGTATCTGATTCTTTGTCTGTGTTGTTCTCTCTCTAATGCGAATGAAATGCGTGGCCTCTTGgttttttgattgaaaatgaGTGGTGGCGTCAGGCGTGGGTAAATCTAATCGTACACGGTGGGGTGGGTTTGTCttttgagtgattttttttttctctgtacatgtatttatataataagtttttttttttttttttttttaataaaggagAGAAAGCAAACTACACAGGCATACTAGCCTCACCCTGAataacagaaacaaaaaaaggggGGTTGTTACCAAAatcaaaagaaccaaaaaaaaattacaagctaAACACCACTTTGCTAGAGAAGGAGTAGCCACATTGCACAACCTGGGCGCCCAACAAATAGAAACCTTAGGAGAAGATGCCAAGAGAACTTGCGAGTCTGATTCTATGATAATCGCCTCAAATTCTAAGTTAGTTGCCAAGGTTAGAGCCCATTTAATATCTTTAGCTTTTGCCTGAAGAGGGAAGATGGTATTCACTCTCTTAGAACAAGCAAAAACCAACTCCCCTCTCCAATCTCTGGTGACAAATGCAATGGAAGAACAACGAGGGCCTTCATTAGCATCAACATTAATCTTAATTGAAGAAATGGAGGGAGGGGTCCACTGTTGTGAAGGAGCCAAGGTGGCCTGGCTTGAGACAAAGGGTCAAGCAGACTTGTGTTCAAGAAATAATTTAGAGATTCTAGAGAATAGCTCTTCAAGCTTTACAGCAAGACCTTCAAAAAGAGAAACAGATAAAATCACATGAAATAGCTCCAAAAAATAAGAAGTCTTCCCTTTGGCACATAGTAAGCTCCTTGGCAAAAAGATGGGAGAAGAGAAAATTAATGAGGTCATGAATGGAGGCAAGGCCAAGTGAGTCACTTCTCACACCCCACTGATTGCGAAACTAAAAGAGTCTTAGCAATAGAGCAAAGAGCAAATATGTGGAGAGAAGATTCATCAGACAAGTTACAAAGAGGCCAACCCGCCTCAACATTGGCAAATTGACTAATGACATCTTTGGTAGGCAGAACATTCACAGCAATTTTCCATAAGTGCATTTTCAGCCTTTCATCTAGCCTAGACTTCCACACTCGACCGCGGGAGAGGTCCATCGTCAAAAGAGGGGAAGAAATTCTGGCATTCTGCCCACACAGTATGCAGATTTGATTGTGAATTTTCTAGAATTTGTGAGGGTCCAAGACCAACAATTAGCACTGGAAAAAGAGGGCAAAGGTACCTGCAGAATAATGTCCACCACCGAATCCTCAAAGAAATGCCGAAGTTTAGCAATATCCCAACCACTGTGATCTTGGTTCAAGAGTTGAGAAACAATCAAAGCAAGATCAGGATTTACACCAGCCTTGGGAGATGGGATGAAACTTGGCAGATTTGGGACCCAAGGGTCTGACCAAGTTCTAATGGACTCACCATTAGCCACCAACAAACAAGCTGCTTCAGATAATAGGTGTTTAGTGCCAACAAGACTTTTCCAAATAGGGGAAGCATTACTATGGGGAGTTTGATTAAGCCAATTGTGGCGAACTTTGTACTTAGCTCTCAGAACCTCAATACAAAGACAATCTTTTCTAGAAAACACCCACCAAGCAAGTTTGGAGAGGATATATTGGTTGTAATCCTAGAATTTCCTGAAACCCAagtgatgtaggacacaatttattgtttaattattgtaatttattaattttggtatttttatgtaaaaaatattattttaggtttaggtgatttattttcttgtttaggtgcatttaatgctttttaggtcaaatttgattctagatatggtaaggtatcaattaggagttattttaaaatatattttcttgtctgtcaagttttatggagcccttaaataggcccttaagtctgtaaacgtttttaagattattattgaataaaattcagaaaaggtgaggctttgctctcttttggttcttcaagaactgtgaacttatcaaggattcatgctttttaggtcaaatttgattctagatatggtaaagtatcaattaggagttattttaaaatatattttcttgtctgtcaagttttatggagcccttaaataggcccttaagtctgtaaacgtttttaagattattattgaataaaattcagaaaatgtgaggctttgctctcttttggttcttcaagaactgtgaacttatcaaggattcttccttgtggcgttcaaactttatacctttagTTTGTGatgcccttaaataggcccttaagtctgtaaacgtttttaagattattattgaataaaattcagaaaaggtgaggctttgctctcttttggttcttcaagaactgtgaacttatcaaggattcttccttgtggcgttcaaactttatacctttggttcgtgattctttataatcattgggtcaaggtcaacttatacctttggttcgcgtttcgattataaacgttgggtcagggtttctatcaaatatctaatttttagctttcctgggttaaatattccaatatttttgttgggtctcaaagcgtgtcgattgaggttcacatcatttggtatcagagcacaggttcgttcgcgtttcgattataaacgttgggtcagggtttctatcaaatatctgatttttagctttcctgggttaaatatttcaatatttttgttgggtctcaaagcgtgtcgattgaggttcgcatcaccaAGCCTCCCTCCTTGTAGGGTCTACATAACGACGTCCAAGAAATAGGAGTCCAATAAGAATCAAACTCTGATTTGGGGTTCCACCAGAACCTACGAACAATAGCatcaaactgaaaatactgtacaaaaataattttttaatgtgtaaaaattactgttcattccaaaaagtactgttcattggcctaaaatcactgttcatggccaatgaacagtgacagatgcgcgtggaaaaaaaaaaaaaaaaaaaaagttgaacgTGGACGCACGTtttgctatccaaacgccctctttgTATATAATAAAGGTTgattttaatgataaatttataaatccataaaaatgaGATTGCACTATTGAAGATTACTGAATTAAGGAAGGGGGGAAGTGTTTAACAAGTGATTAAAACAACCTATTTCTTATGGGGAAGCTGTGAGTGTTTGGGATGACTTTTGGTTGGCCCTCTAATGGAGTGGGAAGGGAACATCTCTATTAAAGACTTTCTATCTAATGATGTTgggatttgttttgttttgccaGAGTATATCATGCAAGAAGATACACTCATATGGGGTTTTTCCAAGGATGGGAATTTCACTCTTAAGTCGGCCTATCTGATTGCTAAAGGTTTGAATCCTTTGAACCTGGATACTTCTAACTTGTGGGTCCGAAATGCCAAAACTATGCCAAGAATAAAATTCTACATTTGGCAATGCACTCAATTTAGCATCCCTACTAAAGAAGTTTTAGGTTCAAGGGGTTTTAATCTTGATACTACCTGTGATTTATGTGGTATATTTGTTGAGTCAATTACCCATGTTCTATGAGATTGTA is a genomic window containing:
- the LOC142630904 gene encoding uncharacterized protein LOC142630904 gives rise to the protein MNRTFSSKIPKKPSPAPPKVDGSTDKTKKKKKKKQSPTRNPLQDFNAISTISSSSHSSEASSVSIEAPRGCLRFFLSHHSSSSTSNSTSNSKTPFDRYKTVSKTSKSAPNVMVSKLSKSRPSRESKLSKLNIEENPDRPISQKAQKIKKNPPCLYQWQSGKKPSSKTGKRLKLSSVLNNSDDSMNKLASGSEVEGLVRVVSHVGEATELKPWGAADATCTPLSKIASGSGLDCEVGKVVEENSNRSNSKTPPVLPSVSPEIQCGSSVVSTTITPSCYAASPMVSGVTDKRKCRPRGILAIGENDDFGKVKPFDSFDDDDDEEENVVRVGDESLVIPEPAEASVHWLLSPCNEEDEDQKENSENMSCGAERPAGSAILQSPSPISGDGFSSDISNNCNTTSTTTSSWRRSTPLISPNGLPEFEGFMEPLCGHEAIMSSPCVTPSREAVTLKEGEKNHNDIEGENSPLSKGSFSGNVMQTPQSDLSSGRPVGLSWLNEDSYKKQHFEAELNSVADILQMTSLSPKRHLLTEDTVDSSFQFDCLTNSSNSIDLTQFQKILDDRASWLSNSTFDSVSQSQMRISWREGLASRIYEMDEFDSCRCLSDEEEGASGCNGDQLKAHCSPEANVDVASNQIFTGNSICTEFVDNELGTDENGKEQFPSQLQCSCAESISTDGGGLVASKDSDWSLCYKNHLFEV